The Falco peregrinus isolate bFalPer1 chromosome 1, bFalPer1.pri, whole genome shotgun sequence genome has a window encoding:
- the DIPK1B gene encoding divergent protein kinase domain 1B: MRRIRRLVHLVLFCPLSKGLQSRLPGIKVKYLLVVWLGIFVGSWVAYMHYSSYSELCRGHVCRMIICDQYKKGIISGSTCKDLCEERSLLFQHCLSSSPTQQVYSGLWREREVIIKCGIEEALKADSHPDSVPRRDVVLFDKPTRGTSMDEFKEMLLNFLKSKLGDQPSLAALVSRIITMADVNRDGKVSLAEAKSIWALLQLNEFLLMLSLHEKEHTSKLLGHCGDLYVTEKIPHTSLYGVDVPPFLQSLLPSVVHQIIHQWFAPAWPRRAKIAIGLLEFVEEIFHGTYGNFYICETGFKNVGYNDKYDFKMVNLRKVATEMTIRGFLKGRHCEQNVDCTYGKDCMATCDKLMKQCKSDMVQPNLAKVCGLLQDYLLYGAPLELKEELQKQLRTCMTLSGLASQMEVHHSLVLNNLKTLLWKKISNTKYS, translated from the exons ATGCGGAGGATCCGGCGGCTGGTGCATCTGGTGCTGTTCTGCCCCCTCTCCAAGGGCCTGCAG agtCGCCTCCCGGGCATCAAGGTGAAATACCTGCTGGTGGTGTGGCTGGGCATCTTCGTGGGCAGCTGGGTGGCATACATGCATTACTCGTCCTACTCTGAGCTCTGCCGTGGCCACGTCTGCCGGATGATAATC tgTGACCAGTAcaagaaaggaataatttctgGCTCCACGTGCAAAGACCTGTGTGAGGAGCGCAGCCTCCTCTTCCAGCActgcctctcctcctctcccacccagcag GTTTACAGTGGGCtctggagggagagggaggtgaTCATCAAATGTGGCATCGAAGAAGCCTTGAAGGCAGACAGCCACCCAGACTCTGTGCCCAGGAGGGACGTGGTCCTCTTTGACAAACCAACACGAGGGACATCGATGGATGAGTTCAAAGAAATGCTCCTCAACTTCCTGAAG TCCAAGCTGGGAGATCAGCCTTCTCTGGCAGCCTTGGTGAGCCGGATCATCACCATGGCAGATGTGAACCGGGATGGGAAAGTGTCTTTAGCAGAGGCCAAATCCATCTGGGCACTACTTCAGCTCAATGAGTTTCTTCTCATGCTCTCCTTGCATGAGAAAGAACACACTTCCAAGCTGCTGGGGCACTGTGGGGACCTCTACGTCACCGAGAAGATCCCTCACACCTCCCTCTATGGCGtggatgtcccccccttcctccagTCGCTGCTGCCTTCAGTCGTCCACCAAATCATCCACCAGTGGTTTGCACCAGCGTGGCCCCGGCGGGCAAAGATCGCCATTGGCCTTCTGGAGTTTGTGGAGGAGATATTCCACGGGACCTACGGGAACTTCTACATCTGCGAGACCGGCTTTAAGAACGTGGGCTACAACGACAAATATGACTTCAAAATGGTCAATCTGAGGAAGGTGGCAACGGAGATGACAATCAGAGGTTTCCTCAAGGGACGTCACTGTGAGCAGAATGTGGACTGCACCTACGGGAAGGACTGTATGGCGACGTGTGACAAACTCATGAAGCAGTGCAAAAGCGACATGGTGCAGCCCAACCTGGCAAAGGTCTGCGGCTTGCTGCAGGACTACTTGCTGTACGGAGCACCGCTGGAGCTgaaggaagagctgcagaaacagctccGAACCTGCATGACCCTCAGCGGCCTGGCCAGCCAGATGGAGGTGCACCACTCCCTCGTGCTGAACAACCTCAAGACCTTGCTCTGGAAGAAGATTTCAAACACCAAATACTCCTAA
- the MRPS2 gene encoding 28S ribosomal protein S2, mitochondrial, which yields MAVPRLLRAAAPRLLSTVAAPAAQPRAAGDKLLSEPLSHPDFFNVKELFSLKDLFDARVHLGHKKGCRHRFMEPYIFGCRLDQDIIDLDQTMQHLQLALNFTAHIAYRKGIILFVSRKRQFCHLVESTARDCGEYAHTRYWQGGLLTNAHIQFGSGVRLPDLLIFLSSLNNAFEPHVAIRDAAKMNIPTVGVVDTNCNPCLITYPIPGNDDSPTAMELYCKLFRMTIIRAKDKRRQNEAFAELQSKAEGNKP from the exons ATGGCGGTGCCGCGGCTCTTACGGGCAG CAGCCCCGCGGCTCCTCAGCACCGTAGCGGCCCCCGCGGCCCAGCCCCGCG CTGCGGGTGACAAGCTGCTGTCCGAGCCTCTCAGCCACCCCGACTTCTTCAATGTGAAGGAGCTCTTCTCCCTGAAGGATCTCTTTGATGCTCGGGTGCACCTGGGGCACAAAAAGGGCTGTCGGCATAG GTTCATGGAGCCCTACATCTTCGGCTGCCGCCTGGATCAGGACATCATCGACTTGGATCAGACGATGCAGCACCTCCAGCTGGCCCTCAACTTCACCGCCCACATCGCCTACCGCAAGGGCATCATCCTCTTCGTCAGCCGCAAACGCCAGTTCTGCCACCTGGTCGAGAGCACAGCGAGGGACTGTGGGGAGTATGCCCACACCCGTTACTGGCAGGGCGGCCTCCTCACCAATGCCCATATCCAGTTCGGGTCTGGAGTCCGCCTGCCCGACCTCCTCATCTTCCTCAGCAGCCTCAACAATGCCTTTGAGCCCCACGTGGCCATCCGGGACGCTGCCAAGATGAACATCCCCACGGTGGGGGTGGTGGACACAAACTGCAACCCCTGTTTGATCACCTACCCAATCCCTGGGAACGATGACAGCCCCACTGCCATGGAGCTCTACTGCAAGCTCTTCAGGATGACCATCATCCGCGCCAAAGACAAGAGGCGGCAGAATGAGGCCtttgctgagctgcagagcaaagcGGAGGGCAATAAGCCGTAG
- the PIERCE1 gene encoding piercer of microtubule wall 1 protein, with amino-acid sequence MAQPGPRTSELYRTSPGLPGRFQQPACFQGYGMPQPHPRYRTSSQAYGSKAPTVHEVPTSFHVTSHTFSKTLAQCGMYRNNGLNTSLEKSHVTGVGNFITAHDHLDFHPSYNASGPSHC; translated from the exons ATGGCACAGCCCGGCCCGCGCACCAGCGAGCTGTACCGCACCAGCCCCGGCCTGCCCGGCCGCTTCCAGCAGCCCGCCTGCTTCCAGGGCTACGG GATGCCGCAGCCTCACCCCCGGTACCGGACCAGCAGCCAGGCGTACGGCAGCAAAGCCCCCACGGTGCACGAGGTGCCG ACCTCTTTCCATGTCACTTCGCACACCTTTTCCAAAACTCTGGCACAGTGTGGCATGTACAGAAACAACGGGCTCAACACCTCCCTGGAGAAAAGCCATGTCACTGGTGTGGGCAACTTCATCACCGCCCATGACCACCTCGATTTCCACCCCAGCTACAACGCCAGCGGCCCCTCGCACTGCTAG
- the PPP1R26 gene encoding protein phosphatase 1 regulatory subunit 26 isoform X1, translating into MFLMNASPLVALQTKWESFGPARNCRYPVCFSESEGDVTRTSVSAKVQMIINNLQSQESPLGMNNEYDCIMQKKQKGEKGTSNRVASSTALLQKRPQYTKCGCPADSDDTEVEENVGFGTLLLDSDSDDSVDRGIEEAIQEYLKAKSRSDQSLQRSAERSENLSRDKRFKREFSQNKMASNLLPVKFKAEMLSEEYLSDHLGIGKRLQPASPQSISSDDSFEQSIQAEIVQFLNEKKQQEISKCVTEEDKKDSHARSVLKCNKETTNKTNCGALKQGCNALLLRHHAKLQKTSTQSKCLQSKIQAEPSDFSQVNQAYLEMATASQPWLVEQNEESGANYWETRRVLINESVHASDSSSDDGIEEAIQLYQLEKIRKEAGHATDCVPLQREQFDTKGMADISASLTISSTKSASPEIHKSPTGNKRKEINSKSTELESTSNEFNNLFKPLKKARHFALPENKIAACELTLQASCRADTSAELMCAEAILDISKTIMPSQMGSDNKSLTADYSFSPQLLSSSHCESDSSLVDSDDSIEQEIRAFLALKAQSENLGTKPPSLSHSIQMPLPSDQNSLTGTLEPSLPKTLKLSLSRKRRLKREGRIAKQGASKPPEQLDIGLFQPGSYSGFPVLQEECALSSPTELCDAQRLSSKETRQQQQLMSSKLTGSDGRCLALDSVNPFMQVQSSATKLMKNTIQTQERDGSNDESSSLDSDEDLDSAIKDLLRSKRKLKKKSKDQKSQCKKRVRFSETETQLLDEFSSLQQNEWKCKNPMLLKSCLSKPRKAVKENAVRNPPDNINVKCTSEKPETMKNLEFNLQLKKGYKPKPVSNQNNLHVAKNRKGTFTAVSDADDSSSVDSDDSIEQEIRKFLAEKAKDSASNPEIQKDDTTLDLLRVTKQTANKGKAKQQPVENEIDLMLAQSKKSGVSQQTDELKNSPRTEGKSAMLQGSGKSASSAENVNLHTTGQSKAKQGVVGVKGIAAGELAGNATGKKDVPHTESVQKTLPPKTSKNEGCKVRKVINAKSRSKRKNTFHLKISSKFIAGLKYARDRKKSMLLNKRQKAERLLAQSGALGTEVASQDTDMLNQGKEAPLPKGELSGESTTAIKESNFSQKLTVEVSSTQVAETCESLATAPLCIEEEAEGSRKASASGDQSDSHSSLPLQEQSVAAVKADKVCRGTSKAENTEMWIEEGDTHKDSWADSGLDPPCPEHSTVVVKVDKVSRDASQQSIHTCSKGDNNQQDKRPDPSSGCPLQELNVTAVAADKTSGGACADNGVQMCIKKEEVICQDSDRQEEIQVSSSSLEGKMPVLQNRETACEVDQGQEFSDKTCAEFTDLPAGDCPDSLLKRKVSNMACISTGCCSYCR; encoded by the exons ATGTTCCTTATGAATGCTTCTCCTCTGGTAGCTCTTCAGACAAAATGGGAGTCCTTTGGACCAGCAAGGAATTGTAGATACCCCGTTTGCTTCTCTGAATCCGAAGGGGACGTCACTAGAACCTCTGTAAGTGCGAAAGTTCAGATGATCATAAACAACCTGCAAAGTCAAGAGTCTCCCCTGGGTATGAACAATGAGTATGATTGTATtatgcagaagaaacaaaagggtGAAAAGGGCACTAGTAACAGGGTCGCATCTAGCACCGCATTGCTACAGAAGCGTCCTCAGTATACCAAGTGTGGATGCCCTGCTGATTCAGATGACACTGAAGTGGAAGAGAACGTGGGGTTTGGGACTCTCTTGCTTGATTCTGATAGTGACGATTCTGTTGACCGAGGTATAGAGGAAGCTATTCAAGAGTACTTgaaagcaaagagcagaagTGACCAGTCATTGCAAAGGAGTGCAGAGCGTTCTGAAAATTTAAGCAGAGACAAAAGGTTTAAGAGAGAATTCTCACAGAACAAAATGGCTAGTAACCTGCTCCCCGTGAAATTTAAAGCTGAGATGCTCTCTGAAGAGTACCTGTCTGACCACCTGGGAATTGGTAAAAGGCTACAACCTGCTTCCCCTCAGAGCATCAGTAGCGATGACTCTTTTGAACAGAGCATACAGGCTGAAATAGTGCAGTTCTTGAATgagaagaagcagcaagaaattAGTAAGTGTGTAACTGAGGAGGATAAAAAAGATTCCCATGCCAGATCTGTCCTAAAATGcaacaaagaaacaacaaacaaaacaaactgtgGTGCTCTAAAGCAAGGTTGTAACGCACTCCTCTTGAGACACCATGCCAAGCTACAGAAAACCAGCACACAGTCCAAGTGTTTGCAGTCCAAAATCCAGGCAGAGCCTAGTGATTTCAGCCAAGTGAACCAAGCGTATCTGGAAATGGCCactgccagccagccctggtTAGTAGagcaaaatgaagaaagtgGAGCTAATTACTGGGAGACAAGAAGAGTGCTTATCAACGAGAGCGTGCACGCATCTGACTCAAGTAGCGATGATGGCATTGAAGAAGCCATTCAGCTTTATCAGCTGGAGAAAATCAGGAAGGAGGCAGGTCATGCAACAGACTGTGTCCCTTTGCAGAGGGAACAATTTGATACAAAGGGGATGGCAGACATTTCTGCGAGCCTGACAATTAGCTCAACAAAAAGTGCCTCACCAGAAATTCATAAAAGCCCTACAGGcaacaagaggaaagaaattaacTCAAAGTCAACAGAATTAGAAAGCACCAGCAATGAATTTAACAATCTGtttaaaccactgaaaaaagccagACATTTTGCACTTCCAGAAAACAAGATTGCTGCTTGTGAGCTCACATTGCAGGCCTCTTGCAGAGCAGACACATCTGCAGAACTCATGTGTGCAGAAGCTATCCTTGATATTTCCAAAACAATCATGCCATCCCAAATGGGAAGTGACAACAAATCACTCACTGCAGACTActccttttctccccagctTCTCTCGTCCTCCCATTGTGAAAGTGACAGCAGCCTTGTGGACAGCGATGACAGTATCGAGCAAGAAATCAGGGCTTTTTTGGCTCTGAAAGCACAGTCAGAAAACCTTGGAACAAAGCCTCCCAGCCTGTCACACTCAATCCAGATGCCTTTGCCTTCCGATCAAAACAGCCTCACTGGTACccttgagccttctcttcccaaAACACTGAAGCTATCACTGAGTCGTAAAAGGAGACTTAAAAGGGAAGGCAGAATAGCGAAACAAGGGGCATCAAAACCACCTGAGCAGCTGGACATAGGACTTTTCCAGCCAGGTAGCTACTCAGGATTTCCTGTGCTCCAAGAGGAGTGTGCCCTGAGCAGCCCCACAGAACTCTGTGATGCTCAGAGGCTCAGCAGTAAAgaaaccaggcagcagcagcagctgatgtcTTCCAAACTAACTGGATCTGATGGCAGATGTTTGGCCTTGGACTCCGTAAATCCTTTCATGCAGGTTCAGAGTAGTGCGACAAAGCTCATGAAAAATACCATCCAAACACAAGAGAGGGATGGTTCGAATGATGAGAGCAGTTCTCTGGATAGCGATGAGGACCTTGATAGTGCTATCAAGGACCTTTTACGgtctaaaagaaaattaaagaagaaGTCCAAGGACCAGAAATCTCAGTGCAAGAAGAGAGTCAGGTTTAGCGAGACGGAAACTCAGCTGCTAGATGAATTTAGTAGCCTCCAACAAAACGAGTGGAAATGTAAAAATCCCATGCTACTGAAAAGCTGCCTCTCAAAACCTAGAAAAGCTGTGAAAGAGAATGCAGTCAGAAATCCTCCAGACAACATAAATGTCAAATGTACCAGTGAAAAACCGGAAACCATGAAGAACTTAGAGTTTAACTTACAACTTAAAAAAGGGTATAAACCTAAACCAGTCTCAAACCAGAATAACCTGCACGTagctaaaaatagaaaaggtaCTTTCACAGCTGTGTCAGATGCTGATGACAGCAGTTCAGTGGACAGTGATGACAGCATCGAACAGGAAATTAGGAAGTTTTTGGCAGAAAAGGCTAAAGACTCTGCAAGCAATCCAGAGATACAAAAAGATGATACAACTCTGGACTTACTGAGAGTGACCAAACAAACTGctaataaaggaaaagcaaagcaacagcCGGTTGAAAATGAGATTGACCTCATGCTGGCTCAGAGTAAAAAGTCTGGGGTGTCTCAGCAAACTGATGAGTTGAAGAACTCTCcgagaacagaagggaaaagtgCAATGTTACAAGGCAGCGGGAAATCTGCTTCCTCTGCAGAGAATGTTAATCTTCATACTACTGGTCAGTCGAAAGCTAAGCAAGGAGTGGTGGGGGTTAAAGGTATTGCTGCTGGTGAGTTAGCTGGAAATGCAACAGGTAAAAAGGATGTCCCTCATACAGAGTCAGTGCAGAAAACGCTTCCAcctaaaaccagcaaaaatgaAGGTTGTAAAGTACGAAAAGTAATCAATGCAAAGTCTAGATCTAAAAGAAAGAATACCTTTCACCTAAAAATTTCGAGTAAATTTATTGCAGGTCTAAAATATGCTCGGGACAGGAAGAAGTCCATGCTTTTgaacaaaaggcagaaagcagagcGTTTGCTCGCCCAGAGCGGTGCGTTAGGGACAGAGGTTGCTTCACAGGATACAGACATGCTTAACCAGGGAAAAGAAGCCCCCTTGCCGAAAGGCGAACTTAGTGGGGAGAGTACGACAGCAATAAAAGAATCTAACTTCTCTCAGAAGCTCACTGTGGAAGTGTCAAGTACCCAGGTAGCAGAAACTTGTGAAAGCCTGGCGACTGCTCCTTTGTGTATCGAAGAGGAAGCAGAGGGTTCCAGAAAGGCTAGTGCTTCAGGAGACCAGTCAGACTCACATTCGAGTCTCCCCTTGCAGGAACAGAGCGTGGCAGCAGTAAAAGCAGATAAGGTTTGCAGAGGAACATCCAAAGCTGAGAACACAGAGATGTGGATCGAGGAAGGAGATACCCACAAAGATAGCTGGGCTGATTCAGGTTTAGATCCCCCATGCCCTGAACACAGTACAGTAGTGGTAAAAGTGGATAAAGTTAGCAGAGACGCATCTCAGCAAAGTATACACACGTGCAGTAAGGGAGACAATAACCAGCAGGACAAGAGGCCAGATCCAAGTTCAGGTTGCCCACTGCAGGAACTAAATGTGACCGCAGTAGCAGCGGATAAAACTAGTGGAGGAGCATGTGCAGATAACGGTGTGCAGATGTGCATTAAGAAGGAGGAAGTTATCTGCCAGGACAGTGACAGGCAGGAAGAAATTCAGGTCTCCAGCTCCagtttggaaggaaaaatgcCTGTCCTGCAGAATAGGGAAACTGCTTGTGAAGTGGACCAAGGGCAGGAATTTTCAGACAAAACCTGTGCAGAATTTACTGACCTACCTGCAGGGGACTGCCCAGATTCCCTCTTGAAAAGAAAGGTTTCAAATAT GGCTTGCATTTCTACAGGATGCTGTAGTTACTGTAGATAA
- the PPP1R26 gene encoding protein phosphatase 1 regulatory subunit 26 isoform X2, which produces MFLMNASPLVALQTKWESFGPARNCRYPVCFSESEGDVTRTSVSAKVQMIINNLQSQESPLGMNNEYDCIMQKKQKGEKGTSNRVASSTALLQKRPQYTKCGCPADSDDTEVEENVGFGTLLLDSDSDDSVDRGIEEAIQEYLKAKSRSDQSLQRSAERSENLSRDKRFKREFSQNKMASNLLPVKFKAEMLSEEYLSDHLGIGKRLQPASPQSISSDDSFEQSIQAEIVQFLNEKKQQEISKCVTEEDKKDSHARSVLKCNKETTNKTNCGALKQGCNALLLRHHAKLQKTSTQSKCLQSKIQAEPSDFSQVNQAYLEMATASQPWLVEQNEESGANYWETRRVLINESVHASDSSSDDGIEEAIQLYQLEKIRKEAGHATDCVPLQREQFDTKGMADISASLTISSTKSASPEIHKSPTGNKRKEINSKSTELESTSNEFNNLFKPLKKARHFALPENKIAACELTLQASCRADTSAELMCAEAILDISKTIMPSQMGSDNKSLTADYSFSPQLLSSSHCESDSSLVDSDDSIEQEIRAFLALKAQSENLGTKPPSLSHSIQMPLPSDQNSLTGTLEPSLPKTLKLSLSRKRRLKREGRIAKQGASKPPEQLDIGLFQPGSYSGFPVLQEECALSSPTELCDAQRLSSKETRQQQQLMSSKLTGSDGRCLALDSVNPFMQVQSSATKLMKNTIQTQERDGSNDESSSLDSDEDLDSAIKDLLRSKRKLKKKSKDQKSQCKKRVRFSETETQLLDEFSSLQQNEWKCKNPMLLKSCLSKPRKAVKENAVRNPPDNINVKCTSEKPETMKNLEFNLQLKKGYKPKPVSNQNNLHVAKNRKGTFTAVSDADDSSSVDSDDSIEQEIRKFLAEKAKDSASNPEIQKDDTTLDLLRVTKQTANKGKAKQQPVENEIDLMLAQSKKSGVSQQTDELKNSPRTEGKSAMLQGSGKSASSAENVNLHTTGQSKAKQGVVGVKGIAAGELAGNATGKKDVPHTESVQKTLPPKTSKNEGCKVRKVINAKSRSKRKNTFHLKISSKFIAGLKYARDRKKSMLLNKRQKAERLLAQSGALGTEVASQDTDMLNQGKEAPLPKGELSGESTTAIKESNFSQKLTVEVSSTQVAETCESLATAPLCIEEEAEGSRKASASGDQSDSHSSLPLQEQSVAAVKADKVCRGTSKAENTEMWIEEGDTHKDSWADSGLDPPCPEHSTVVVKVDKVSRDASQQSIHTCSKGDNNQQDKRPDPSSGCPLQELNVTAVAADKTSGGACADNGVQMCIKKEEVICQDSDRQEEIQVSSSSLEGKMPVLQNRETACEVDQGQEFSDKTCAEFTDLPAGDCPDSLLKRKVSNMML; this is translated from the exons ATGTTCCTTATGAATGCTTCTCCTCTGGTAGCTCTTCAGACAAAATGGGAGTCCTTTGGACCAGCAAGGAATTGTAGATACCCCGTTTGCTTCTCTGAATCCGAAGGGGACGTCACTAGAACCTCTGTAAGTGCGAAAGTTCAGATGATCATAAACAACCTGCAAAGTCAAGAGTCTCCCCTGGGTATGAACAATGAGTATGATTGTATtatgcagaagaaacaaaagggtGAAAAGGGCACTAGTAACAGGGTCGCATCTAGCACCGCATTGCTACAGAAGCGTCCTCAGTATACCAAGTGTGGATGCCCTGCTGATTCAGATGACACTGAAGTGGAAGAGAACGTGGGGTTTGGGACTCTCTTGCTTGATTCTGATAGTGACGATTCTGTTGACCGAGGTATAGAGGAAGCTATTCAAGAGTACTTgaaagcaaagagcagaagTGACCAGTCATTGCAAAGGAGTGCAGAGCGTTCTGAAAATTTAAGCAGAGACAAAAGGTTTAAGAGAGAATTCTCACAGAACAAAATGGCTAGTAACCTGCTCCCCGTGAAATTTAAAGCTGAGATGCTCTCTGAAGAGTACCTGTCTGACCACCTGGGAATTGGTAAAAGGCTACAACCTGCTTCCCCTCAGAGCATCAGTAGCGATGACTCTTTTGAACAGAGCATACAGGCTGAAATAGTGCAGTTCTTGAATgagaagaagcagcaagaaattAGTAAGTGTGTAACTGAGGAGGATAAAAAAGATTCCCATGCCAGATCTGTCCTAAAATGcaacaaagaaacaacaaacaaaacaaactgtgGTGCTCTAAAGCAAGGTTGTAACGCACTCCTCTTGAGACACCATGCCAAGCTACAGAAAACCAGCACACAGTCCAAGTGTTTGCAGTCCAAAATCCAGGCAGAGCCTAGTGATTTCAGCCAAGTGAACCAAGCGTATCTGGAAATGGCCactgccagccagccctggtTAGTAGagcaaaatgaagaaagtgGAGCTAATTACTGGGAGACAAGAAGAGTGCTTATCAACGAGAGCGTGCACGCATCTGACTCAAGTAGCGATGATGGCATTGAAGAAGCCATTCAGCTTTATCAGCTGGAGAAAATCAGGAAGGAGGCAGGTCATGCAACAGACTGTGTCCCTTTGCAGAGGGAACAATTTGATACAAAGGGGATGGCAGACATTTCTGCGAGCCTGACAATTAGCTCAACAAAAAGTGCCTCACCAGAAATTCATAAAAGCCCTACAGGcaacaagaggaaagaaattaacTCAAAGTCAACAGAATTAGAAAGCACCAGCAATGAATTTAACAATCTGtttaaaccactgaaaaaagccagACATTTTGCACTTCCAGAAAACAAGATTGCTGCTTGTGAGCTCACATTGCAGGCCTCTTGCAGAGCAGACACATCTGCAGAACTCATGTGTGCAGAAGCTATCCTTGATATTTCCAAAACAATCATGCCATCCCAAATGGGAAGTGACAACAAATCACTCACTGCAGACTActccttttctccccagctTCTCTCGTCCTCCCATTGTGAAAGTGACAGCAGCCTTGTGGACAGCGATGACAGTATCGAGCAAGAAATCAGGGCTTTTTTGGCTCTGAAAGCACAGTCAGAAAACCTTGGAACAAAGCCTCCCAGCCTGTCACACTCAATCCAGATGCCTTTGCCTTCCGATCAAAACAGCCTCACTGGTACccttgagccttctcttcccaaAACACTGAAGCTATCACTGAGTCGTAAAAGGAGACTTAAAAGGGAAGGCAGAATAGCGAAACAAGGGGCATCAAAACCACCTGAGCAGCTGGACATAGGACTTTTCCAGCCAGGTAGCTACTCAGGATTTCCTGTGCTCCAAGAGGAGTGTGCCCTGAGCAGCCCCACAGAACTCTGTGATGCTCAGAGGCTCAGCAGTAAAgaaaccaggcagcagcagcagctgatgtcTTCCAAACTAACTGGATCTGATGGCAGATGTTTGGCCTTGGACTCCGTAAATCCTTTCATGCAGGTTCAGAGTAGTGCGACAAAGCTCATGAAAAATACCATCCAAACACAAGAGAGGGATGGTTCGAATGATGAGAGCAGTTCTCTGGATAGCGATGAGGACCTTGATAGTGCTATCAAGGACCTTTTACGgtctaaaagaaaattaaagaagaaGTCCAAGGACCAGAAATCTCAGTGCAAGAAGAGAGTCAGGTTTAGCGAGACGGAAACTCAGCTGCTAGATGAATTTAGTAGCCTCCAACAAAACGAGTGGAAATGTAAAAATCCCATGCTACTGAAAAGCTGCCTCTCAAAACCTAGAAAAGCTGTGAAAGAGAATGCAGTCAGAAATCCTCCAGACAACATAAATGTCAAATGTACCAGTGAAAAACCGGAAACCATGAAGAACTTAGAGTTTAACTTACAACTTAAAAAAGGGTATAAACCTAAACCAGTCTCAAACCAGAATAACCTGCACGTagctaaaaatagaaaaggtaCTTTCACAGCTGTGTCAGATGCTGATGACAGCAGTTCAGTGGACAGTGATGACAGCATCGAACAGGAAATTAGGAAGTTTTTGGCAGAAAAGGCTAAAGACTCTGCAAGCAATCCAGAGATACAAAAAGATGATACAACTCTGGACTTACTGAGAGTGACCAAACAAACTGctaataaaggaaaagcaaagcaacagcCGGTTGAAAATGAGATTGACCTCATGCTGGCTCAGAGTAAAAAGTCTGGGGTGTCTCAGCAAACTGATGAGTTGAAGAACTCTCcgagaacagaagggaaaagtgCAATGTTACAAGGCAGCGGGAAATCTGCTTCCTCTGCAGAGAATGTTAATCTTCATACTACTGGTCAGTCGAAAGCTAAGCAAGGAGTGGTGGGGGTTAAAGGTATTGCTGCTGGTGAGTTAGCTGGAAATGCAACAGGTAAAAAGGATGTCCCTCATACAGAGTCAGTGCAGAAAACGCTTCCAcctaaaaccagcaaaaatgaAGGTTGTAAAGTACGAAAAGTAATCAATGCAAAGTCTAGATCTAAAAGAAAGAATACCTTTCACCTAAAAATTTCGAGTAAATTTATTGCAGGTCTAAAATATGCTCGGGACAGGAAGAAGTCCATGCTTTTgaacaaaaggcagaaagcagagcGTTTGCTCGCCCAGAGCGGTGCGTTAGGGACAGAGGTTGCTTCACAGGATACAGACATGCTTAACCAGGGAAAAGAAGCCCCCTTGCCGAAAGGCGAACTTAGTGGGGAGAGTACGACAGCAATAAAAGAATCTAACTTCTCTCAGAAGCTCACTGTGGAAGTGTCAAGTACCCAGGTAGCAGAAACTTGTGAAAGCCTGGCGACTGCTCCTTTGTGTATCGAAGAGGAAGCAGAGGGTTCCAGAAAGGCTAGTGCTTCAGGAGACCAGTCAGACTCACATTCGAGTCTCCCCTTGCAGGAACAGAGCGTGGCAGCAGTAAAAGCAGATAAGGTTTGCAGAGGAACATCCAAAGCTGAGAACACAGAGATGTGGATCGAGGAAGGAGATACCCACAAAGATAGCTGGGCTGATTCAGGTTTAGATCCCCCATGCCCTGAACACAGTACAGTAGTGGTAAAAGTGGATAAAGTTAGCAGAGACGCATCTCAGCAAAGTATACACACGTGCAGTAAGGGAGACAATAACCAGCAGGACAAGAGGCCAGATCCAAGTTCAGGTTGCCCACTGCAGGAACTAAATGTGACCGCAGTAGCAGCGGATAAAACTAGTGGAGGAGCATGTGCAGATAACGGTGTGCAGATGTGCATTAAGAAGGAGGAAGTTATCTGCCAGGACAGTGACAGGCAGGAAGAAATTCAGGTCTCCAGCTCCagtttggaaggaaaaatgcCTGTCCTGCAGAATAGGGAAACTGCTTGTGAAGTGGACCAAGGGCAGGAATTTTCAGACAAAACCTGTGCAGAATTTACTGACCTACCTGCAGGGGACTGCCCAGATTCCCTCTTGAAAAGAAAGGTTTCAAATAT GATGCTGTAG